In a genomic window of Anomalospiza imberbis isolate Cuckoo-Finch-1a 21T00152 chromosome 5, ASM3175350v1, whole genome shotgun sequence:
- the LOC137473773 gene encoding uncharacterized protein yields MALLSLLFVLVQSLIQYPQPAGDGLDEATHRQMKERQELLDHEMARLLQELEQGPLEQQDEGWGAVLFGALQQWPFWVLAGVLLLLGLWLSCRRRSCEACSSSKDQSSCKTLGEERGAEQEEDRADSEEGGENIDVTVETDDSETENDREGSPVAEDERDNDDAIEGNDDVKVKEDSDGNSDNGHDLKKDEGRSDGDVPGDSSGDGNEEEPGHGAGNKEDLDEANEGEHKDV; encoded by the exons atggctttactgtcactgctcttcgtgctcgtgcaaagcctgatccagtacccccagccggctggggatgggctggatgaggccacgcaccggcaaatgaaggagcgtcaggagctgctggaccatGAGATGGctcggctgctgcaggagctggagcaggggcccctggagcagcaagacgagggctggggagccgtgctctttggtgccctgcagcagtggccattctgggttcttgctggcgtcctgctccTCTTGGGCCTGTGGcttagctgcaggagaaggagctgtgaggcctgcagcagcagcaaggaccagagctcctgcaagaccttgggcgaagagagaggagcagaacaggaagaagacaGAGCGGATTCAGAGGAAGGCGGAGAAAACATTGATGTGACTGTGGAGACAGACGACAGCgagactgaaaatgacagagaaggcagtcctgtggctgaagaTGAAAGAGACAatgatgatgccattgaaggcaatgatgatgtgaaggtgaaggaagacaGCGATGGTAACAGTGACAATGGCCATGACTTAAAGAAAGATGAAGGAcggagtgatggggatgtgccaggagacagtagTGGTGacggaaatgaagaagaacctggccATGGTgctggaaataaagaagacctagatgaagcaaatgaaggagaacacaaggatgt GTGA
- the LOC137473684 gene encoding inositol 1,4,5-trisphosphate receptor-interacting protein-like 1, which yields MDVKVQESSDASEQRSRDVTEQEDSSKCGNEGARNGFAGPEKENKDVTEEDGNDRNKDEEQGDENVEGNKNKDRKEDEQGNVAASEKVGSDRGKEESGNGGPENREDTQNAGNEQGILLADGIRWPVEDLERGCSVISELMESFTCVFVDSVSNSFYPVPQEAIGVGSAFEGWSPREWDGVYRVLVPLNPPPGHVFHLELNSAGQMAARTFSVRVELVCMCERERLGEKLLCVLHHSQEELRREQKRSLLETLCTGSYLDVEKTSHWFYQLVRCSWLHVPQSYSWHLVFQPCSRSCQFQLCKGKRSLTVEMLFGVRQGDSDIFVVSHSTEAQKGNSSNSVSSQPAEANIMASTAWPETYAVAEAKFFQHIAKQVPCESLHLKCLQVFTCILKGTGFSSSTWKTVVMHVLTTVPLSRWHRREFAQRLWDVMAYLRRCLHLKRLEHFVLGNERLPAEISLPPAMRRLEPLNLFEHLARDPAAHLEALKAYGRLRFRLWMLLSSH from the coding sequence ATGGATGTGAAGgtgcaggaaagcagtgatgccagtgaacagagaagcagagatgtgactGAGCAGGAAGATAGTAGTAAATGCGGGAATGAAGGTGCCCGTAATGGTTTTGCTggacctgagaaagaaaataaggatgttACAGAAGAAGATGGCAATGACAGAAACAAGGATGAAGAACAGGGTGATGAGAATGTGGAGGGAAACAAGAATAAGGAcagaaaagaagatgaacaaggtaacgtggctgccagtgaaaaagttGGCAGTGATCGTGGCAAGGAAGAGAGTGGCAATGGTGGACCTGAGAACAGAGAAGACACTCAgaatgctgggaatgagcaaggcatccttttagCGGATGGCATACggtggcctgtggaggacctggagagaggttgctcagtgatatctgagctgatggagagcttcacgtgtgtctttgtggacagcgtgagcaatagcttctacccggtgcctcaagaagccatcggggtgggcagtgcctttgagggctggagtccccgtgaGTGGGATGGGGTGTACCGGGTGCTGGTCCCActgaatcccccgccagggcacgtcttccacctagagctgaacagtgcagggcagatggcagcaaggaccttcagcgtccgtgtggagctggtgtgcatgtgcgagagggagcggctgggcgagaagctgttgtgcgtcctgcaccactcgcaggaggagctgcggCGGGAAcagaagcgcagcctcctagagacactctgcactggctcctacctggatgtggagaaaacctcccaCTGGTTCTATcagttggtgagatgctcgtggctgcaCGTGCCTCAGTCGtactcatggcacttggtgtttcagccctgcagccggtcctgccaattccagctgtgcaaaggcaagaggagccTGACGGTGGagatgctctttggggtgcgccaaggggactctgacatctttgtggtcagccattccacagaggcccagaaaggcaactccagcaaCTCCGTGAGCAGTCAGCCTGCTGAGGCCAACATCATGgcaagcacagcgtggcctgagacatacgccgtggcagaggcaaaattcttccagcacatcGCCAAGCAGGTGCCATGTGAgagcttgcacctgaaatgcctgcaggtcttcacctgcatcctgaagggcacaggtttttccagctctacctggaagactgtggtcatgcacgtgctgaccaccgtaccGCTGTCCCGGTGGCACAGGAGGGAATTTGCGCAGCGGCTGTGGGACGTCATGGcgtacctgcgccgctgcctgcacttgaaacgcctggagcactttgtgctaggcaacgagaggcttcctgcagagatcagcttgccgCCGGCAATGCGAAGGCTTGAGCCgctcaacctctttgagcacctggcccgagatcctgctgcccacctagaggcgctgaaagcttatggtcggcTGCGATTTCGCCTCtggatgctgctctccagccactga